One Aquisediminimonas profunda genomic region harbors:
- a CDS encoding TonB-dependent receptor, with protein MQQAKTSRTFSRILVASLLAGVSSVANAQAAAEEADPNEIIVTATKRAENLQSIPISVSAITGDTLSKSRVTQADELVTKIPNLQLTSTVGDNTPIFALRGVSMSDYSLNQASPVATYYDEVYKGNFAFLGIALFDLERVEVLRGPQGTLYGKNTTGGAVNLISRAPKLGDTNGYLNLGYGNYNRFDVNGAVNLPLGEKAALRVAGTLSKADGWFKNVLPGKPDLASVSEYGVRAALLFEPSDGVKFVLRGATSYQNPRNYGIYAQPEAINRPGLSRRQIAANVTDRRIARTYSASLTGNIDVSDGLTLTSITSWDKGRLRFYEDTDGQPNQLLEIPYVDRATQFAQDLRLTSDFDGPLNFILGAYYNREKVFNQTTFEIGKDIDSDGLPGVTDADCAIGLPLGCLFDNSFDQLKKSIAVYSDVKFAVSDSIMLRGGLRYTHDTGDQTNFRSDALGPNHVLVVNLIPNSSLHYKTNNLSGKFGVDYKLDGGNLLYANYSRGYRAKSFNAQAFFDPSELSIAKPESVDAFELGAKTQFADRRVTLNMAAFYYKYRNQQFINISPSTAAQTLENIPRSRILGGEAELTARASDKLTLRAGVGLLDTKIQQGIVSGVNVAGNKLSNAPSLTFNGGFDVTAFDTGAGKLSLHGDLAYSASQYFEVINIPRLKQHSYALLSGHIDWESANGRWNASIWGKNLTNKFYFTSRVDLLAGFGFDYNHISAPRTYGITVGVKY; from the coding sequence ATGCAACAAGCCAAAACAAGTCGTACTTTCTCGAGAATACTCGTCGCCTCACTTCTGGCCGGGGTTTCCTCCGTCGCCAATGCGCAGGCTGCTGCAGAAGAAGCGGATCCGAACGAAATCATCGTGACAGCGACGAAGCGCGCTGAAAATCTCCAGAGCATTCCAATCTCTGTCTCCGCAATCACTGGAGACACCCTCTCGAAAAGCCGCGTAACCCAGGCTGACGAGCTCGTCACAAAGATACCGAACCTGCAACTTACGTCCACAGTAGGCGACAATACCCCGATTTTTGCGCTGCGCGGCGTTTCGATGTCCGATTATAGCCTCAATCAGGCGAGCCCGGTCGCGACCTATTATGATGAAGTTTACAAAGGCAATTTCGCCTTCTTGGGCATTGCCCTGTTCGATCTTGAGCGGGTGGAGGTTTTGCGTGGGCCGCAAGGAACGCTCTACGGCAAGAACACCACTGGCGGCGCCGTCAACCTGATCAGCCGCGCACCCAAGTTGGGCGATACCAATGGTTACCTCAATCTGGGCTATGGCAACTACAATCGCTTTGACGTCAACGGGGCGGTGAACTTGCCTTTGGGTGAAAAGGCCGCGCTGCGCGTCGCTGGCACACTTTCGAAGGCTGACGGTTGGTTCAAGAACGTGCTGCCGGGCAAGCCGGATCTCGCAAGTGTCAGCGAATATGGCGTCAGGGCCGCGTTGTTGTTTGAGCCGTCCGATGGCGTGAAATTTGTTCTGCGGGGAGCGACAAGTTACCAAAATCCTCGCAATTATGGAATTTATGCTCAGCCAGAAGCGATCAATCGCCCGGGACTTTCCCGTCGCCAGATTGCAGCCAATGTCACGGACCGGCGGATTGCCCGCACCTATTCCGCTTCGCTCACAGGCAATATCGATGTTTCCGACGGGTTGACGCTGACAAGCATTACGTCTTGGGACAAAGGGCGCCTGCGCTTTTACGAAGATACAGATGGCCAGCCCAACCAGCTTCTTGAGATTCCCTACGTCGACAGGGCCACTCAGTTTGCGCAGGATCTTCGGCTGACAAGTGACTTCGACGGTCCGCTGAACTTCATTCTTGGCGCGTATTACAATCGCGAAAAGGTATTCAATCAGACCACATTTGAAATTGGCAAGGACATCGATTCTGATGGCTTGCCTGGCGTGACCGACGCTGATTGCGCAATCGGGCTGCCTCTTGGCTGCCTTTTCGACAACAGCTTCGATCAGTTGAAGAAGAGCATCGCGGTCTACTCGGACGTGAAATTCGCGGTATCCGATTCAATAATGTTGCGCGGCGGCCTGCGCTACACGCATGACACTGGCGACCAGACAAATTTCCGGTCTGATGCACTCGGCCCCAATCATGTGCTCGTCGTCAACCTCATCCCGAATTCATCATTGCATTACAAGACGAACAATCTTTCGGGCAAATTCGGGGTCGACTACAAACTGGATGGAGGAAACCTTCTCTACGCCAACTACAGCCGTGGATATCGGGCAAAGAGCTTCAACGCACAGGCGTTTTTCGATCCTTCCGAGCTTTCGATTGCCAAGCCGGAAAGCGTGGATGCGTTTGAACTCGGTGCAAAAACACAGTTTGCGGATCGCCGCGTGACGCTCAACATGGCGGCCTTCTATTATAAATACAGGAACCAGCAGTTCATCAACATCAGCCCGAGCACAGCGGCGCAAACGCTGGAAAATATTCCGCGCTCGCGTATTCTTGGTGGCGAAGCAGAATTAACGGCTCGTGCGAGCGACAAGCTGACTTTGCGCGCCGGCGTCGGGCTGCTTGATACCAAGATCCAGCAGGGTATCGTCAGCGGTGTCAACGTCGCCGGAAACAAGCTTTCCAATGCGCCGTCGCTTACATTCAATGGCGGCTTCGATGTGACTGCCTTCGACACTGGTGCCGGGAAGCTGAGCTTGCACGGTGATCTTGCCTATTCCGCAAGCCAGTATTTCGAGGTGATCAACATCCCGCGCCTGAAGCAGCACTCATACGCCCTGCTGAGCGGACATATCGATTGGGAGTCCGCAAACGGACGCTGGAATGCGTCGATTTGGGGCAAGAATTTGACGAACAAATTCTACTTCACATCGCGTGTCGACCTGCTGGCCGGGTTCGGATTTGACTATAATCATATCAGTGCACCTCGGACTTATGGTATCACCGTGGGCGTGAAATACTGA
- a CDS encoding cytochrome C — translation MKLAGLMIIGAGAAMGMTMARADSTQMSLPGVHSPRQAQIDYMLKCQGCHRPDGSGDRTSNPPMTGAVAHFLKVPGGREYLGRVPGVATTDLDDVRLANLLNWTLYRFDRASVPNDFKPYDAAEIRRLRASPLRVEAARTRAQLIAKMPGGSL, via the coding sequence GTGAAGCTGGCTGGTCTCATGATCATTGGGGCAGGCGCCGCAATGGGCATGACCATGGCCCGGGCGGACAGCACGCAAATGTCGTTACCTGGTGTCCACAGTCCGCGGCAGGCTCAAATAGACTACATGCTGAAATGTCAGGGATGTCACCGTCCTGATGGCAGCGGTGATCGCACCTCCAACCCGCCAATGACAGGCGCGGTTGCTCATTTTCTGAAGGTTCCCGGGGGGCGTGAGTATCTTGGTCGCGTACCGGGTGTTGCGACGACCGATCTGGATGACGTGCGGCTGGCCAATCTTCTGAACTGGACTCTTTATCGGTTCGACCGAGCCAGCGTCCCAAATGATTTCAAACCTTACGACGCTGCAGAGATTCGCCGCCTTCGTGCGTCACCCCTTCGTGTTGAAGCAGCAAGAACACGAGCCCAGCTCATTGCGAAGATGCCGGGAGGCTCACTTTAA
- a CDS encoding c-type cytochrome, translating to MRLAIALSLLISAPAVAAPDGATVYKKCAACHLPTGAGVPGAFPPFGADFATLAKSSAGRRYMILGVIKGISGPITVAGKAYRGVMPAQVGLDDEAVANVLNHIANNIAKAGKGFTPITPAEVAKVRAGGNGLTSAAVAQLHASAGGR from the coding sequence ATGCGTTTGGCGATTGCTCTTTCGCTCTTGATTTCCGCCCCGGCCGTGGCGGCACCTGATGGTGCGACGGTCTACAAGAAATGCGCAGCCTGCCATCTTCCGACAGGCGCTGGTGTTCCGGGAGCTTTCCCCCCATTTGGCGCCGATTTTGCGACATTGGCAAAATCATCGGCAGGGCGCCGTTACATGATCCTTGGCGTTATCAAAGGCATATCAGGCCCTATAACAGTCGCAGGCAAGGCCTATCGCGGGGTTATGCCCGCGCAGGTTGGTCTGGATGATGAAGCCGTTGCAAATGTCCTGAATCATATTGCGAACAACATTGCCAAGGCTGGCAAGGGATTTACTCCCATCACGCCGGCGGAGGTCGCCAAGGTGCGCGCCGGTGGCAATGGTTTGACTTCTGCAGCTGTCGCGCAGCTGCATGCGTCGGCAGGCGGACGGTGA
- a CDS encoding methylamine dehydrogenase light chain encodes MADLDKFAERITRGVARGTSRRSLLAWLGGAATGAAVFPVLPVSRASAQSSGHGGGGGERAPVLSGNPQDPGDRTQCDYWRYCAIDGFLCTCCGGSVSACPPGTEMSPITWIGTCTNPADKRAYIISYNDCCGKSSCGQCLCNRNEGDRPPVRPQSNNDTNWCLGTESQVYNCSTAVIIGVATEPR; translated from the coding sequence ATGGCTGATCTAGACAAATTTGCCGAACGGATCACTCGCGGGGTTGCGCGCGGCACGTCTCGTCGCAGCTTGCTTGCCTGGCTCGGTGGTGCTGCGACGGGCGCCGCAGTCTTTCCAGTGCTCCCTGTTTCCAGGGCCAGTGCGCAGTCTTCGGGGCATGGCGGCGGCGGCGGTGAACGCGCGCCGGTGCTTTCGGGCAATCCCCAAGATCCGGGCGACAGGACCCAGTGCGATTATTGGCGTTACTGCGCGATTGACGGCTTTCTGTGCACGTGCTGCGGAGGAAGTGTCAGCGCATGCCCGCCGGGCACGGAAATGTCTCCGATCACATGGATCGGAACATGCACCAATCCGGCGGATAAGCGCGCCTACATCATCAGCTACAATGACTGTTGTGGAAAGTCGTCTTGCGGTCAGTGCCTCTGCAACCGCAATGAAGGCGATCGCCCGCCGGTCCGGCCACAATCGAACAACGATACCAATTGGTGCCTTGGAACCGAAAGCCAGGTTTACAATTGCTCCACTGCCGTAATCATCGGCGTGGCTACGGAGCCGCGTTAA
- a CDS encoding redoxin family protein — MVISQILLWIAVIVLGTLVAALARQVGILHERIAPAGALTLHQGVKVGDSVQPMIHTALDGKIVSIGGKREGRSQLVFFVSPDCPVCKSLLPVFKSAARAERAWLDAVLASDGDETVQRRMIMEQDLSGFPFVLSEALGRSFGVSKLPYAVLIDEGGHIASLGLVNSREHLESLFEAKERGVASIQDYLARREGEA, encoded by the coding sequence ATGGTCATTTCGCAAATCCTGCTCTGGATCGCCGTAATTGTGCTGGGGACGCTGGTGGCAGCGCTAGCGCGGCAAGTCGGTATCCTGCACGAACGGATCGCGCCTGCGGGCGCCTTGACCCTTCACCAGGGCGTGAAAGTCGGGGACAGCGTCCAGCCCATGATCCACACTGCACTTGATGGCAAGATTGTCTCGATCGGCGGGAAGCGCGAAGGACGTAGCCAACTCGTCTTTTTTGTTTCGCCGGACTGCCCTGTCTGCAAGTCCCTCTTACCGGTGTTCAAGTCTGCGGCCCGTGCCGAAAGGGCGTGGCTGGATGCTGTGCTGGCAAGCGATGGAGACGAAACAGTTCAGAGACGGATGATCATGGAACAGGACTTGTCCGGATTTCCATTTGTCCTCTCGGAAGCTCTCGGACGATCGTTCGGGGTTTCCAAGCTGCCTTACGCAGTCTTGATCGATGAGGGCGGACACATTGCCTCGCTGGGGCTCGTCAACAGTCGCGAACATCTTGAAAGCCTGTTTGAAGCCAAGGAGCGGGGCGTCGCTTCCATTCAGGACTATCTCGCACGCCGTGAAGGGGAGGCATGA
- a CDS encoding MauE/DoxX family redox-associated membrane protein → MAAIAIFLAIILAMAAVHKVVAPERLATAAAQLTGMASHYGQMLSLSAAALEGVAAVALLFPDTRVLGASLAAALWSGYAILLWRRRGQSLDCGCSFGKREKPVANSSIVRAAGLAVLAMGPIIWPTEVFTVEAVFAALGFMTLYLALDELMAIPKPAWRHG, encoded by the coding sequence GTGGCAGCAATCGCAATTTTTCTGGCGATCATCCTGGCCATGGCGGCCGTACACAAGGTCGTTGCGCCGGAACGCCTCGCGACAGCAGCGGCGCAATTGACGGGAATGGCGTCGCACTATGGCCAGATGCTGAGCCTTTCCGCTGCGGCCCTTGAGGGAGTTGCAGCAGTTGCGCTGCTGTTTCCGGATACAAGGGTGTTGGGTGCGAGCCTTGCCGCTGCTCTATGGTCCGGATACGCAATCTTGCTTTGGCGCCGTCGAGGGCAATCTTTGGACTGCGGCTGTTCATTCGGAAAACGCGAAAAGCCGGTCGCCAATTCCTCGATCGTGCGCGCAGCCGGACTGGCAGTCTTGGCAATGGGGCCAATCATCTGGCCAACCGAAGTTTTCACCGTTGAAGCCGTTTTTGCTGCTCTCGGATTTATGACTCTTTATCTGGCCCTCGATGAATTGATGGCCATTCCGAAACCCGCGTGGAGGCATGGCTGA